In Lolium rigidum isolate FL_2022 chromosome 7, APGP_CSIRO_Lrig_0.1, whole genome shotgun sequence, the DNA window CCCTCGTGCACTGCGTGCTTGCTTGCAGGTCCATTGTACTACAAGGGATGGTACCACCTGTTCTACCAGTGGAACCCTCACGGAGCGGTGTGGGGCAACATCAGCTGGGGCCACGCCGTGTCGCGCGACCTCATCCACTGGCTCCACCTGCCGCCGGCCATGGTGCCCGACCactggtacgacatcaacggcgtGTGGTCCGGCTCTGCGACGCAGCTCCCCGATGGCCGGATCGTGATGCTCTACACCGGCTCCACGGAGGACGGTGTGCAGGTGCAGCTCCTAGCGGAGCCGGCAGACCCGTCGGACCCGCTACTGCAGTGTTGGGTGAAGTCGGAGTCGAATCCCATCCTGGTGCCGCCGCCGGGCATCGGGCTCACAGACTTCCGTGACCCGACAACGGCGTGGCTAAACCCCACCGACAAGGCGTGGCGGATCGCCATCGGGTCCAAGGACCAGGAGCACGCCGGGCTGGCGCTGGTGTACCGAACAGAGGACTTCGTGCGCTACGACCCGCTCCCCACGCTGATGCGCCTCGTGCCGGGCACGGGCATGTGGGAGTGCGTGGACTTCTACCCCGTGGCCGCTGACCttgcggcggccggcgacggcggtGTTGGGCTAGACACGTCCGTGCCTCCGGGGCCCGGGGTGAAGCACGTGCTCAAGACCAGCCTCGACGACGACCGACATGACTACTACGCCATTGGCACGTATGATGCCGAGACGGATAGGTGGACTCCGGACAACGAGGCGATCGACGTCGGGATCGGGCTCCGCTACGACTACGGCAAGTTCTACGCGTCCAAGACGTTCTACGAccccgtgcggcggcggcgcgtgctgTGGGGGTGGATCGGCGAGTCCGATAGCGAGCGCGCCGACATCCTCAAGGGGTGGTCGTCCCTCCAGGTAACATCAATGCACAATCAACATTGGTTTCAGTTCATTTCGTTGCTCACAACCAATGTAGTACTGCAGTAGTTACGTGCACAAAACCTCTTCTAATTATTTCATGACAACGAATTAAACGAGACACCGATGATCGATCGAGAGAGCTCTGATCTTGCCAACGACAGAACTCGAAAATTTGAAACAGAGAACTAATTCCAATGCCTGACAAGATAGAGCCGCACTTACTATGCATCATTCTCGATCTGCCCATCTGGCCTGATCCATGGACAACTAGGGCTCGTAACTGTGCAAGGCCCTACCATGCATTATACCATATACTGTACACCTTAAACTCATTGACTATCCATTGTCCACCGGCCACGAGGAGCACGCGGGCATTGTATAGAAAACAAATCAAGATCAAGTCGTTCAAGAAATCGTCCGGTGGGCCCGCTTCCATTTATCCAAAACGGGCTACTGTACCTTTTGCTTAATCAAGCCAACTGTCAAGGATCTTCAGCCAGACAGCCAATAAACTGAATGCCGTAGGCGAATTAGCAAAATCATTTCCCTGCACGTGACAGTGACTTGTCTCCGGTTGTTTCAAGCAACTTGGAGCCGTACGTAGCCAGTAGGCTGGGACGAGTCAGAGGCTCCAATCGATATGGAGGGTTTTATATGTGTGTAGCGTGCTTCGGCTATGCACCTGCGTTTGCGGTTTACTTGACGCCAAAGCTTTTGAATTGCTCTCGATCGGGTTTAAAATTCCAAATGAGAATGTTTGAATAATGTTTCCTTCGTGTTAAAGAAATCACATGGATAATGATCGCATTGGTCAACGGAAATTCCTATTTTACTTCTCTTCTTCATCAGGATAATTCCTTTTAGATAACACATTGGTATAAGACAAATATAAGTCCCCTAAAAAAACTACTTCTGTTCATATTGCATGGTATGGTTTTAATCTGTTGACCATGTACATTTTCAAGTGATCTTTCTGCGAAATAAAAGCACGCACACATTCAAAAATGCCATCTACCACCCGTAAAAAAAAGGCATCTACAAGGAAATGGCGTATCGATCCCTCATCTTCAAAGCAAAAGAGGGCGTATTTTGTTTCGTCAATATGAATCAGAGGCTCCTATCGGGAGGGCTTTTATACGTTTTGTGTGCTTCGGCTATGTACTTGTGTTTGAGGTTTACTTGGCGGCAAAGCTTTTGAATTGCTCTCGAGTTTAAAATTCCAAATGGGAATGTTCAAATGTTTTCCTTCGTGTTAAGAACACATGTCGATAATGATTGCATCAGTCAatggaagttcctattttacttctCATTTTCTTTAGGCGGGTAATGCCTTTTAGATAACACATCGGTATAAGCGAAATCTATGTCTCCtacaaaataagaaaaatacaaaaaaataccaCTGTTCATATTACAAGTCAAGGTTTCAATATGTTCACCATATGCACTAGTCAAGTCTTTCTACAAAAAATAATTGTGCTCACATTCGAAAATGTCATCTTCTACCGCAGAAGAAAAGTCATCTACAAGGAAATGAAGGTATTGGTCCCTCATCATCAGAGTATAGGGCGTTTTTTTTTCCATCAACACAAGCCACTACTACGGAGTAATATATAGTTCATGTGAAAATATTACAATTACAAGTAAATGCTCATGAAAGCAAATCTAGTTATATCAACTTAAACACATACTAAGACAACAATTGTTGGTCAAATCCTTACGATTTTTATACGACGTTGCATCTGAACCTCCATGTATGAGGCCAAATCAAGGTCATCCACTGGATACTCCATCGTACAGAAATCGGGCATGTAAAAATTAAATGTACAGTAGTACAGTACTACCGATTTTGGTATATGAGTTTGGGCAGGTTGGCCCATCAAGATAATCATTTTCACCATTTATGTCTAAAACCACCTTTCTACAAGAATTTTGTGATCTGCAATAGCATTTTTTTCGTTATTATGAAATATATTCCCATTTACGCATTCACGAATTCAAAACGAGGAATAAAAGGTTTTCTTCTGTCAGCCTTTCTGAACTTATTTTGGCACCAGTTTGGTGTTCTACTGTATTACTACTAGTTCAAGGAACTAAAGAAACTGTCTCGTTCAGCTGATCAGATCGATATGCATACTGGCATCAAGGATTGTGATAGTTAGCGGTATGAATAACAAAGTATTTATGACACCAGGGGACAATTGCTTCTTCTATTCCTTTACTCAGTTACCCGCAGCATGGTGGTATACCTAGTTCAGGTGTACATCCAGGCATGCAGTGATGCAGAACACCCATGCACCATGAAAAGAATGGGAGTAACAGCTAACCAAATTCCTTGTCCACGCGCAGTCAATACCCAGGTCGGTTCTGATGGACACAAAGACGGGCAGCAACCTGCTCCAgtggccggtggtggaggtggagaacCTCCGTATGCGCGGCAAGCGCTTCGACGGCCTCGCCGTGCAGCCTGGCTCCGTCGTGCCCCTGGACGTCGGCAAGGCGACGCAGCTGGACATCGAGGCCGTCTTCCATGTGGATGTGGATGCGTCGGCTGCCGGCGCCGGGAGCGTGGTGGGGGCGGACGCGTCGTCGTACAACTGCAGCGCGAGCGCCGGCGCCTCGGGGCGGGGACTGCTCGGCCCGTTTGGGCTCCTCGTGCTCGCCGACGAGGGCCTGTCGGAGCAGACCGCCGTCTACTTTTACCTGGTCAAGGGCGCCGACGGGACACTCAGCACCCACTTCTGCCAAGACGCGTTCAGGTACCGAAGGCAAACGATCATCGTCAAGTCGATTCAAGCCTGAACGCGACCTTATTCAGGCTGTGAAGTCGATTCAACTAATCTTTCAAATCTTGTTCGTCAGGTCGTCGAAGGCGAACGATCTCGTCAAGCCTGTGTACGGCAGTTCCGTCCCCGTACTCGACGGAGAAGATCTGTCAGTAAGAATACTGGTACGTTTTCTGGAAGTAAC includes these proteins:
- the LOC124674642 gene encoding beta-fructofuranosidase 1-like — protein: MLSWQRTAFHFQPEKNWMNDPNGPLYYKGWYHLFYQWNPHGAVWGNISWGHAVSRDLIHWLHLPPAMVPDHWYDINGVWSGSATQLPDGRIVMLYTGSTEDGVQVQLLAEPADPSDPLLQCWVKSESNPILVPPPGIGLTDFRDPTTAWLNPTDKAWRIAIGSKDQEHAGLALVYRTEDFVRYDPLPTLMRLVPGTGMWECVDFYPVAADLAAAGDGGVGLDTSVPPGPGVKHVLKTSLDDDRHDYYAIGTYDAETDRWTPDNEAIDVGIGLRYDYGKFYASKTFYDPVRRRRVLWGWIGESDSERADILKGWSSLQSIPRSVLMDTKTGSNLLQWPVVEVENLRMRGKRFDGLAVQPGSVVPLDVGKATQLDIEAVFHVDVDASAAGAGSVVGADASSYNCSASAGASGRGLLGPFGLLVLADEGLSEQTAVYFYLVKGADGTLSTHFCQDAFRSSKANDLVKPVYGSSVPVLDGEDLSVRILVDHSIVESFAQGGRTCITSRVYPTRAIYDNARVFLFNNATSVNVTAKSIKIWELNSAYIRPYSNSL